A genomic segment from Orrella daihaiensis encodes:
- the fdx gene encoding ISC system 2Fe-2S type ferredoxin — protein MPKLTILPHPEVCPEGAVIENVPSGENICRVLLDHDIEIEHACELSCACTTCHVIIRQGFDSLEDATDAEEDLLDRAWGLSPTSRLSCQAKIAQEDLTIEIPRYTINHARENH, from the coding sequence ATGCCTAAACTGACCATATTGCCACATCCTGAGGTTTGTCCTGAGGGTGCCGTGATTGAGAATGTGCCAAGCGGTGAAAACATTTGTCGCGTACTGCTTGATCACGATATCGAGATAGAGCATGCCTGTGAATTGTCGTGTGCATGCACCACTTGTCATGTCATTATTCGCCAAGGTTTTGATTCGCTCGAAGATGCAACGGATGCCGAAGAGGATTTACTAGATCGTGCCTGGGGCTTGTCACCAACCTCCCGTCTGTCTTGTCAAGCCAAAATAGCCCAGGAAGACTTGACGATAGAGATCCCACGGTACACGATTAACCACGCCCGAGAAAACCACTAA
- a CDS encoding hydroxypyruvate isomerase family protein, with protein sequence MSIKLSANLGFLWSELPLIERIDKAAQAGFKAIELHWPYDTPPAQVAAACEAHDLTLLSVNTPQGDVSAGDAGLAAQVGREAEFKSAFEMSLAWALTAGATKIHVLPGMATPANADAARETFVSNLQWAADLAANESVTILLEALNHRDKPGYFYHTQAQSNSIRVQTGRENVKLMFDVYHVGVTEGDVLVKLEHYLPVVGHIQIAAVPSRREPDEGEIRYEAIFKRLEELGFSGWIGCEYKPRGSVQAGLGWVQAMGLHLG encoded by the coding sequence GTGAGTATTAAACTTTCAGCAAATCTTGGGTTCTTATGGTCCGAGCTTCCCTTGATAGAGCGAATTGACAAAGCTGCTCAAGCTGGGTTCAAGGCAATTGAGTTGCATTGGCCCTACGACACGCCGCCAGCGCAGGTGGCTGCGGCGTGTGAAGCCCATGATTTGACATTGCTGTCTGTTAATACGCCTCAAGGAGACGTCAGTGCCGGCGACGCAGGGCTGGCTGCTCAAGTTGGCCGAGAAGCTGAGTTCAAATCAGCGTTTGAAATGTCTCTGGCTTGGGCATTGACCGCTGGCGCAACAAAAATCCATGTACTGCCTGGTATGGCAACCCCAGCGAACGCAGATGCCGCTCGCGAAACGTTCGTCTCCAATTTGCAGTGGGCTGCAGACCTGGCAGCTAATGAAAGTGTCACGATTTTGTTGGAAGCCTTAAATCATCGTGACAAACCGGGGTATTTCTACCACACGCAAGCGCAATCGAATTCGATCCGGGTGCAGACTGGCCGGGAAAATGTCAAATTAATGTTTGATGTCTATCACGTTGGCGTGACAGAGGGCGATGTGCTGGTTAAGCTGGAACACTACTTGCCAGTCGTTGGTCATATCCAGATTGCTGCGGTGCCTTCGCGTCGTGAGCCCGATGAGGGTGAGATCCGATATGAAGCCATCTTCAAGCGGCTTGAAGAGCTCGGTTTCAGCGGGTGGATTGGCTGCGAGTACAAACCGAGGGGTAGCGTTCAAGCCGGGCTTGGTTGGGTGCAGGCCATGGGCCTGCACCTAGGGTAA
- a CDS encoding HpcH/HpaI aldolase family protein gives MRPNTVKERLLKGESIVNGWLGIPSSLSAEILGLSGFDSVTVDLQHGMIAFDAALPMLQALSATAAVPLVRVPSNNGPQIMSLLDAGAYGVICPMISTADQAAAFVSACRYPPKGDRSFGPSRAILYAGDDYYQHANDTILTLAMIETQQGLDHLDEILAVDGLDGIFIGPNDLSLALGQAPSSEPRADVVVKAIAHILARAQVHGKIPGIFCSSGEAAAMRLEQGFKFVVPGNDANILKQAAVAAVQIARSQGTGKTGGSGY, from the coding sequence GTGCGTCCAAATACGGTGAAAGAGCGTCTGCTCAAGGGTGAATCGATTGTCAATGGTTGGTTAGGTATTCCATCATCCTTGTCAGCAGAAATTCTGGGTTTGTCCGGTTTTGATAGTGTCACGGTCGATCTGCAGCATGGCATGATCGCGTTTGATGCTGCGTTGCCAATGCTGCAGGCACTGTCAGCGACTGCAGCCGTTCCTTTGGTGCGTGTCCCTTCAAATAATGGGCCACAAATCATGTCGCTATTGGATGCTGGTGCTTATGGGGTGATTTGTCCCATGATTTCGACCGCCGACCAAGCAGCCGCGTTCGTGAGTGCCTGCCGCTATCCGCCTAAAGGAGATCGCTCATTTGGTCCTTCGCGTGCAATCCTATACGCTGGTGATGATTACTATCAGCATGCCAACGACACTATCTTGACCTTGGCGATGATCGAGACACAGCAGGGCCTCGATCATCTCGATGAAATTCTGGCGGTTGATGGCCTTGATGGAATCTTTATTGGTCCGAATGACCTGAGCTTAGCGCTTGGGCAGGCACCGAGTTCCGAGCCCAGGGCAGATGTGGTGGTCAAAGCCATTGCGCATATCCTTGCCCGAGCTCAGGTTCATGGGAAGATCCCAGGGATATTCTGTTCTTCCGGTGAGGCCGCAGCAATGCGACTAGAACAAGGCTTCAAGTTTGTTGTGCCTGGTAACGATGCAAATATCCTTAAGCAAGCGGCGGTGGCAGCTGTACAAATTGCTCGCTCCCAAGGTACCGGAAAAACCGGTGGTAGTGGATATTGA